From the Acidobacteriota bacterium genome, the window CCACGACGGCCAATTCGCCGTTTCCGGCGCCGTAAAAGTCCGCATAAAACTTTTTGACCTGATCCAGCGTCGCGGCTTTCAAATCCGCAATGGCCTCTTCCGGCGTCGAAGTGTAATTGACGTGGCCTTTCGGATACGGACGCAAATGCCGCATCGCTTCGGTGATGGCCATTTGTGTTGGCTCACTGCGCTGCGCTTCGATGTCCGCGAGCTGTTCCTGTTTCAATTGCTCGAATTCATCGGCCGGGAATGAAGGTTCGCGCAAAATTTCAACGACCAGTTTCAGCACGGCGGGCAGATTTTCGCGCGTGGTTTCAATGCTGGCCACGGCGGACGCTGCGCTGCCATCCACGCTGACGCGGGCTTTCAACTTGTCGAATTCGTCTTTGATCTGTTGCCGCGTGTGTTTGGCAGTTCCGCGCATCAGCATCGAACCCGCCAATCCACCGGCGGTTTCGCGGTTCATCAAACTTTTTTCGTCGCCGAAGTGCAGCGTCAAATCAGCAACGACCGTGTTGCCGCGCGTGCGTTTCGGCACGAAGGTGTATTTGATTCCGGCGGCGCTGGCGCGGACGGCGCGCGATTCAATGTTCGACGGCGTCGGATCGAAAGCTTCGCCTTCGGCAACTTTGGCGTCGCCTTTGTAATCTTTGACCATCGCCAGCACGTCGGGGTTCGCAGGGATTTCTGCACGGTCTGGTTTGGCCGTGGGAATGAATTCTCCCAGTGTGCGGTTTGATTGTTTCAGGTATGTCGTGGCGACGCGTTGCACGTCTTCCGGCGTCAGTTTGCGAATGCGGTCGCGAGTGATAAACAACAAACGCCAATCGCCGTACCCAATCCATTCGCTCATTTCCAACCCGACGTCATCCACGGAGTTCAGCTTCAGTTCGATTTCCTTGAGCAGATTGGTTTTGGCGCGTTCAACTTCTTCTTTAGTGACGGGATTTTTGGCCAGGTCTTCGACGACTTTCAGCATCACGTCGCGCGCTTCGTCCAGGGACTGTTCCTGACGCAGTTGCGCGCCGACAATAAACAAACTCGGTTCGCCGAAAATATACGGGAAGCCAAACACCGCAGCGGCTTTTTTGGTTTCGACCAACGCTTTGTGCAAACGGCCTGCGGGTTGTTCGCTCAGAATTTGAATCAACGCGTTGACCGCGGCGGTATCGGCGTGGGAACTCCCCGGCACGTGATACGCCGAGGCAACCAGTTGCACATCGCCAACGCGACGAACAATCACGCTGCGCTCGCCGTCCTGCGTCGGTTCGTCTGTCCAAATTTTCTGCAGTACGCGGTCTGGTTTCGGCAATTTGCCGAAGTAATCGGCGACCATCGCCAGCGTCTTGGCTTCGTCAATCTTTCCGGCCACCAGCAGCACAGCGTTATCGGGTTGGTAGTACCGTTTGTAAAACGCCTGCAAGCGTTCTATCGGCACGTTCTCAATGTCGGCGCGCGCGCCAATCGTGGATTTGCCGTAGTTGTGCCACAAATACGCCGTCGAGTAGATGCGTTCCAACAAAACGCCGAAAGGATCGTTTTCGCCCATCTCGAACTCATTGCGAACGACGGTCATTTCGCTGTCCAAATCTTTTTTGGCGATGAAGGAATTGACCATGCGATCCGATTCCAGGTCGAGCGCCCATTTTAGATTTTCATCCGTCGCGGCAAAGGTTTCAAAGTAATTTGTGCGGTCGTACCAGGTGGAACCGTTCGGGCGCGTGCCGTGTTCGGTCAATTCCTGCGGGATGTTCGTATGTTTCGGCGTGCCTTTGAACACCATGTGTTCCAGCAAATGCGCCATGCCGGTTTCGCCGTAATTTTCGTGCTTCGATCCGACCAGATAGGTGACGTTCACAGTGATTGTCTGTTTCGACTGGTCGGGAAACATCAACACGCGCAAACCGTTTTTCAGGCGGTATTCCGTGATACCTTCAACGGAAGTGATTTTCTCCACGCCAGCGGGCAGCCCTGCGGGCGATTGCGCGTTCGCCACCACAGCCAACAAAACGGCCAGCATCTGCAAAGTCAGGAAAAGGCGCAGAAATTTGCGCCCGGGAATGAAGGTTTTCATAGCCAAGACGACTCCTATGGTTCATCAAATTGTGGTTGCAGATTCGCAAAGAGAGAATCACGGTTCAAAATGCCTGCAACAAGTTCACGGGCATTATACGTCATCCGGGCGAAAGAGTTTGCGCTGGAGGAACTTCCAGGCACATTTGCCCTGACAGAAACCAGGAAAATTGCCGCAACAAAGACAAAATCTCTGTTGCGGCATGGATGGTTTTCCAGTTTGTTGTCTGCACGATCGCGCGTTCAGTAACACCATTCGACAACGCCGGCTTTCTGGCCGTTGTTGATGATCTGGCAATCGCCGATTCGTGTGTTCTGCGCAGTGCCCAAATCAGAAGCAAGCACGGCGGATTTGAAGCCGATTCGGCCCAGCGCGCCAATGCGCGAGTTAAAAAACACGGACTTCGCGCCCAAACGGAATCCGAATCCGGCGACGGTGGTGTTGCTGCTGTAGGCATTCGGTCCGCCGTGAACAAGGCAGCCGGATTCAAATCGCCCGTTGCCGCTGATTTGAAGCGCCGTATGTTCCAGCGCGTGAAAAGTGACGCCCGATCCCATAAAGGAAATCGGCCCCAGAATGAAGGGCGAACCTTCGTCGGCGCGCAAACTGTCACGCGATCCCATGGCATCGTCCAATTGACTGAGCGTGTTGGACAACAACACTGCGCCGATGATCCGGTTGCGGAAATTGCCGTCCTGGGTCGGCGTGCCATTGAGCGAGGGAACCTGTTTGCCGGGATTGAACGGCGTGTCCGGGTCCGTGTTGATGCCGGTGATTTCCCCCGCCTTGAGGTGCGAATAAGTATCGGCAAATGCCACGTTGACTTCGATCACCCCGTGCATGAAATCGCGATCGGCGTCAACGACGGCGGCGACCTTTCCTAAGGACGGATCATCGGCCTCCGTTTGCGTGGTGACGTTTTTTCCGGGCAGAACCTTCAACCCGGATTTGATCGTGAGGCCCGGCGCAACCCGAGCCAGGTGACCGACCATGGAATCCATTTCAATCATCGCGCCGTCCACTTCGGCATTGAATCCGACGAAACTGGCGCAGTGCGCTTCGCCTTTGGGACATTGGCCATGTTCGCCGAGTTCGGCATCGCCTTTGACCGCAGCGCCGTGCGCCAGAATCACCATATCACCCATGTGGATATCGCCTTTGGAGGCATCGAGTGTGACGTTGTCCTGAATGTCCGATTCAGCGCCGACGCTGATGGTGTGTCCCGCGTCGGTCAGAAGCGTCGCAAAGGGGCCGACATACACTTCGTCGCCGAGCTTGGCGTTGGAACTGACTTGCGCGGTCGGATCGGTAAAGGAACTGCCAGCCGCACGAGAGCTAAAGT encodes:
- a CDS encoding insulinase family protein; translation: MKTFIPGRKFLRLFLTLQMLAVLLAVVANAQSPAGLPAGVEKITSVEGITEYRLKNGLRVLMFPDQSKQTITVNVTYLVGSKHENYGETGMAHLLEHMVFKGTPKHTNIPQELTEHGTRPNGSTWYDRTNYFETFAATDENLKWALDLESDRMVNSFIAKKDLDSEMTVVRNEFEMGENDPFGVLLERIYSTAYLWHNYGKSTIGARADIENVPIERLQAFYKRYYQPDNAVLLVAGKIDEAKTLAMVADYFGKLPKPDRVLQKIWTDEPTQDGERSVIVRRVGDVQLVASAYHVPGSSHADTAAVNALIQILSEQPAGRLHKALVETKKAAAVFGFPYIFGEPSLFIVGAQLRQEQSLDEARDVMLKVVEDLAKNPVTKEEVERAKTNLLKEIELKLNSVDDVGLEMSEWIGYGDWRLLFITRDRIRKLTPEDVQRVATTYLKQSNRTLGEFIPTAKPDRAEIPANPDVLAMVKDYKGDAKVAEGEAFDPTPSNIESRAVRASAAGIKYTFVPKRTRGNTVVADLTLHFGDEKSLMNRETAGGLAGSMLMRGTAKHTRQQIKDEFDKLKARVSVDGSAASAVASIETTRENLPAVLKLVVEILREPSFPADEFEQLKQEQLADIEAQRSEPTQMAITEAMRHLRPYPKGHVNYTSTPEEAIADLKAATLDQVKKFYADFYGAGNGELAVVGDFDEKEISRLTADLFGGWKSKMPYARIGETFHEVVTVNRNLEAPDKANAFFLAGEPLNLRDDDPDFPALVLGNYMLGGGFLNSRLAVRIRQKEGLSYGVGSQLQASSLDKSGMFLTYAIYAPQNRDKLEAAFKEEIEKMLKDGFTAEEIAAAKKGWLQSRQVSRAQDNELAGRLRGYTFLNRTLAWDADLEKKVGSLTPEQIVAALRKYIDPAKISIIKAGDFAKTK
- a CDS encoding acetyltransferase, giving the protein MYKTLSQRVLWLGVLSFSAGLLITQSLNFSSRAAGSSFTDPTAQVSSNAKLGDEVYVGPFATLLTDAGHTISVGAESDIQDNVTLDASKGDIHMGDMVILAHGAAVKGDAELGEHGQCPKGEAHCASFVGFNAEVDGAMIEMDSMVGHLARVAPGLTIKSGLKVLPGKNVTTQTEADDPSLGKVAAVVDADRDFMHGVIEVNVAFADTYSHLKAGEITGINTDPDTPFNPGKQVPSLNGTPTQDGNFRNRIIGAVLLSNTLSQLDDAMGSRDSLRADEGSPFILGPISFMGSGVTFHALEHTALQISGNGRFESGCLVHGGPNAYSSNTTVAGFGFRLGAKSVFFNSRIGALGRIGFKSAVLASDLGTAQNTRIGDCQIINNGQKAGVVEWCY